The Penaeus monodon isolate SGIC_2016 unplaced genomic scaffold, NSTDA_Pmon_1 PmonScaffold_6969, whole genome shotgun sequence genomic interval aataataatataatataataattaatgataataataataataattattattatcattattattattatcatcatcatcatcatcatgtcattattgtttattatcattattattattattattattattattattattattattattattattattattattattattatttttattattattattatcaatattattataattattattattattattataattattattattattattattattattattattatcttcatcattattattatcaccatcttcattgctatcactattataatcattactatcattattatcattactatcattatctttgttatcatcattaggcattagtatctttttatttacttatatttatatatttctatctgcaTTTATTCTATTTTGCAATACATCCAATTTGATAAGTTCTACAAAAACTTGATTTTGATTAAAGTTAGGCCAGCTTAGGGGCCGTGAAACCACCGTcaccaaagaaaatatataaacgcCATATACAATCATTACGTCATTACCTACGTCATTACGTCAATCATTACGTCATTACCTCTACTTTGCATTTCAATGGCGATAAAGATAAAGTaagttcttgttttctttgcctTTACCATGGTATGTTAATacggatatgtatatgcattaataaGAGTCTTGAGTGATAGGGTACCATccattcttaattttatttttctctaatcTTACGTACCTTTTAACTTAGTCTAAGGAACCACTAAACTGTACAAAATAGAACAGTTGTTaacttgacattttttttaaagctttcgtGAATTACTtgctttcccccttccctgtctCAGATACAATCATACGTATGTATttggtaaatataattttaatgtaactTTATGAAATAAACGTGAAATGTGTATACAGCACATTTGGGCAATAAGAAAATCTGCAATTTGCGACAAAGGTAATTGGGTTAGTGTTGCAATACCATAATGTATTGTGCATCAGAATGGCTTTCAGTAAATAATTTGGCGTcgaaaacaataatcatataacagGTAATAAGTCAGAAATATTCCCATACAGAATATTTTTGGCTTCACTCATTATTCCAGTCTTTCAGGGAGCCGGTCTGATCATCATCGTAGAAGACTTCAGTGAATAGTAATTGCCATGCCACTGGTACCAGTTGATACCATTACCAACGCTCTTGTGAGAACCACTCAGGTATTTGCCGTTGAGATTAGCATAGTGACAAGGGCTACTGTACCACCAACCGCCTTCACTCCTGTAAGCATAAGAAATGGGTGGTTGAGGCAAGAAATAGCAGTGACTTCTTACAGGTGTTTTCTCTATGAATGATATATGGAGTAATGGCGATCGTAATTTGCACGatctcaattatcatcattatcatcatcgttatcatcaccttgTATAATGGAGGGAAGAACAAGGAAATATACGAATATGTtgaaggccttttcgctataTAGCAGCTTCGGGCATGAAAGAGCAATGCAGTGGAAAGCCTTGCgtcatattcgtgttttcttgtttcttcccttccttgttctatttgcaatttgttcaacatgaatcctACAGATTGTAtgatgtagacatacacacacatacatatacacgcaaacgcatataagtagatggatagatagatataattaacgAGTTTGGATATAAATACGTGTCTTCATGTCAATATATATTCCTTTGCATTCTTACATTTGCGCGCAATGGCTGCGAGGCTCTTTATCGTTGTCATAATCCTTTGTAGAGAATCTGTTCCCATCGTGCACTGCCATGGCGTCCCCGGCGTTCCCCTCATACCTGGAAATGCCCAGCGCGTACAGGTCGTCCCGGTCGCCAACGTAGAAGGTTCTGTACTTGGCCCAGCGGGTTTTGCCCTCGAGGTCCTCCAGGTCGATCCTGAGCTCGTTGGGCCTCTGGTCGGCGAGGGCGTGGATGTGCTCGAGGCCGAGCCAGAACTCCCCGCAAGGCGAGTGTCCGAACCCAAGGGCGTAGTCGCTTCCAAGGGCGGTAGAAATCCTCCCGAGGAAGGGCGTCCCGACGTTGCTGGATGACCGTCCAGCCGCCCCCGTCGGTGTCCATGTCGCAGTAGACGCTGACGGGGCAGCACTCCTTCGGGTAGACGGTGTAGACGCCGCTCACGTTGCTAAGTTTTGTCCAGTACGTCCTGGCAGTTCCTGTAGATTCACGGATGATGCATCAGTCACGCAGTGTGGAAAAATGACAGGAGTACTTCGTAATAACAACATGAATGTTAAGCCACTTCTGAAAAAAGTTACTTACCTCATAACAGGTTCTCTTTGTTGTTCCAGAATTTCCACGTGGCAAATGGTTAACACATTCGCAGGGTCGAGATCTAAACTCTGAAGGGACAAGTAACGCCCGCTCACAGGCTCCTCTGGGTAAACACAACCTCTGCGCCCAAGGGAGGCTTTCCAGCAATGTAATCGAAACAGGGTTGGCACTAAATGCAGGTTCGGTTTCGTTTTTGTCTTGTGGTGGTTGACAGCTTCCAGATTCACTCTGTATGGGCTGAGCTGACGAGTTTCCTCGGAAAGGCTGATTTTCTGATTCAGTGAGCCATTGGGATACGACGCGTTTTCATTCCCTGAAAGATTTGACTCTGATACGTTTCCTGATCCGTTTCTTCGAAAGATCTGGTTGCGACGAATTCTCCCCAAGTTTCGAGAACGGGGAAGCCTCGAAGCAAACTCGCTCCGAACCGTTCCGAAGCAGAGCCGACGAATTCCCGAAACGAACAACGACGGACACGAACTCGCTCGCATTCCCATCCTGCCGCGTGAGGACCCTAACCTGCGCCACCTTCTTCACGCCCCCGAGATCCGCGAACCACCACGGGTTCGTTTCCTCCTCAGTAGAAAACAGTGACTCTGATTCTTGCCGATAAACCCGTCAACTGACTTCCTCGTGTCTGATCCCTCGCTCACCGATGACGTGGATAGGTTGGTCGGCAGGATTGGTCGGGGTCGGGAACCCAGGCGGTGATACAACTGTTGAAGGTCACAGCTGTAGGGTCGTCGGAGCCCAGGCCAGTAGTCGGCTACCTTGATGTCGTACAGCTGGCATTCTGAACCTTAAAAGTGAACATTGCGATGAAGAattagataaaatagaagaaagtgCTATTTGGAgtataaagacaaaataatgagTTTAGAACCAGGCAAAATAAAATGCTATATGAAGaatgaaaatgttatttattACTTCAGAAGTTGAAAAATACTGAAGTGGCGTTTCTGTGATAAACACAAAGACGGACTGAAAACTTAGCTTAGGATACAGGAAGTGGtattgaaaaggaaagaaaatgcggAATAATTTAAGGTAGTTGGAAGATAGTGAAAATCAAAACAATATGAATAAGTAATTTTGCTTGCGAAGTAGATGGCTTCCGTAGATGCATTAGAGACAATGGTTAACACACAGCAAAAGGAggggatgatgattataatatgtgaaaattaagagagaaagaaaatatacacgtgtatgtatgtgtgttgcatacatatataatgcatgcgCAAGAAAAGTCGTGTATTTATAGGAAAACAAATAATCAACACAGAATGTAAATGTGCTCTTTCACAAGTTAATTCAAGGACTacatgtgcacacagacacacacacatacacacacacacacacacacacaccacacacacacacaacacacacaccacacaccacacacacacacacacacacacacacatatatatatatataaatatatatatatatataatatatatatatttatatatatatatatatatatatatatatatatatatatatatatatatacatatatatatatatacataaaaatattcatattcacttatgtgtgtgtgtgttttatatatatacacatatatatcctgtTTTTTCTCCAAACCATTTCGACAAGCGAGGCGACAGCAACTGTTGCGAGAACACTGGGCTGCACAGGCGAAGCT includes:
- the LOC119571575 gene encoding LOW QUALITY PROTEIN: uncharacterized protein LOC119571575 (The sequence of the model RefSeq protein was modified relative to this genomic sequence to represent the inferred CDS: deleted 1 base in 1 codon), whose product is MSPAGHRWRATAMAGVSSASTVSILILCVSLAAGAKIRKYRQVIPSFHADLLDTHVTSVDLSNVVYSFACAAQCSRNSCCRLACRNGSECQLYDIKVADYWPGLRRPYSCDLQQLYHRLGSRPRPILPTNLSTSSVSEGSDTRKSVDGFIGNENASYPNGSLNQKISLSEETRQLSPYRVNLEAVNHHKTKTKPNLHLVPTLFRLHCWKASLGRRGCVYPEEPVSGRYLSLQSLDLDPANVLTICHVEILEQQREPVMSNVSGVYTVYPKECCPVSVYCDMDTDGGGWTVIQQRRDALPREDFYRPWSDYALGFGHSPCGEFWLGLEHIHALADQRPNELRIDLEDLEGKTRWAKYRTFYVGDRDDLYALGISRYEGNAGDAMAVHDGNRFSTKDYDNDKEPRSHCAQMSEGGWWYSSPCHYANLNGKYLSGSHKSVGNGINWYQWHGNYYSLKSSTMMIRPAP